A genomic stretch from Acidobacteriota bacterium includes:
- a CDS encoding diguanylate cyclase, with protein MSEQSLSSHVSERPAPGLSDGSQGPSAAVLLSAVVVAGAALVAGRVSLGLTGDFATFTGLLAVSVLTSGIKISLPMADGEPSLSFSYVATFASVLVLGMWPTVLIAAATGWAQGIFRKTGAAPWYQNLFGMATLALSAAGAGLVYQFLVPQPPYSWWIQIGAAMTAASAYFLINTTMVSLASAMTLQESMSRVWRKQLLWGVPSYYIGAGLAIVIVELSQAGLQWWAVISAVPVYLMYRSFRTYSDRIVDEQRQVRELADVQLGTIEALALAIEAKDCTSRDHLRRMQAYAEGLARAIDLTEPEIRGVKTAAMLHDIGNLAVPEHILSKSGRLSDEEYNRLKVHPGVGAEIIRSVRFPYPVASLILSHHERWDGRGYPDGLKGEAIPAGARILAVADCFTAMLAGRPHRLARTYAEAIATVRENGGSALDPALVERFIEILPDVESQLHASRLVADDDRATSRTAGADKALTDIAGAHREQQMLHGISQALNASLRVSDTLALVSSSMVECVPFVSCALFLFDEECQLLLCRHVTGTQHDGIRAMVASQVESLAEMLPVQPIQGRSPGARLQSVLVSPLQIEDHTVGALALYHTDRDAFTVDHRRLLGRVATQAATVIANAVEFERTQEQSLTDVLTGLPNRRYLDRQFGQELARAQRQQGRLSLVVLDMDRFKQINDGFGHQAGDRALKEVSHVLRSSLRVYDVCARFAGDEFVLVLGDCDPVQAERRRQELQSAIAELPFEPAPGQPVQLSVSIGVASFPEDGQTVDEMMAVADRRMYADKASRKTTTTGAQDRAYSQRWP; from the coding sequence ATGAGCGAACAGTCCTTGTCGTCCCACGTCTCTGAACGCCCCGCGCCAGGCCTGAGCGACGGCTCCCAGGGGCCAAGCGCGGCGGTGCTTCTCTCGGCCGTTGTCGTTGCCGGCGCCGCCCTCGTCGCCGGGCGTGTCTCTCTGGGCCTGACCGGTGATTTCGCGACGTTTACCGGCCTGCTCGCGGTGTCGGTCCTGACCTCCGGCATCAAGATTTCGCTGCCCATGGCCGACGGGGAGCCGAGTCTGTCGTTCTCGTACGTCGCCACCTTCGCCTCCGTACTCGTGCTCGGAATGTGGCCTACGGTGCTGATTGCCGCCGCAACCGGATGGGCTCAAGGCATCTTCCGAAAAACTGGCGCGGCCCCCTGGTACCAGAACCTGTTCGGCATGGCGACTCTGGCCCTGTCGGCCGCCGGCGCCGGCCTGGTCTACCAGTTTCTGGTGCCCCAGCCGCCCTACTCGTGGTGGATCCAGATCGGGGCTGCCATGACTGCGGCGTCGGCCTACTTCCTGATCAACACGACGATGGTGAGCCTTGCCTCCGCCATGACGTTGCAGGAATCCATGTCGAGGGTGTGGCGGAAGCAGTTGTTGTGGGGCGTGCCCAGCTACTATATCGGCGCCGGCCTCGCGATTGTCATCGTGGAACTGTCGCAGGCAGGGCTTCAATGGTGGGCCGTGATCTCCGCCGTGCCGGTGTACCTGATGTATCGCAGCTTCCGGACGTACTCCGATCGGATCGTCGACGAACAGCGGCAGGTGCGAGAACTGGCGGATGTCCAACTCGGGACCATCGAGGCGCTCGCCCTGGCGATCGAAGCCAAGGACTGCACCTCCAGGGACCATCTGAGGCGGATGCAGGCGTACGCCGAGGGGCTGGCGCGCGCCATCGATCTGACCGAACCTGAGATTCGCGGCGTCAAGACGGCCGCCATGCTCCATGACATCGGCAATCTGGCTGTCCCCGAACACATCCTGTCCAAGTCCGGCAGGCTGAGCGACGAGGAATACAACCGCTTGAAGGTCCATCCGGGTGTCGGTGCCGAGATCATCAGGTCCGTGCGATTCCCCTATCCCGTGGCCTCACTCATCCTGTCGCATCACGAACGATGGGATGGACGCGGCTATCCAGACGGCCTCAAGGGCGAAGCCATTCCAGCCGGCGCGAGAATTCTCGCCGTGGCCGATTGCTTCACCGCCATGCTGGCCGGGAGACCTCACCGCCTCGCCCGCACATATGCCGAGGCGATCGCCACGGTGCGCGAGAATGGCGGATCCGCTCTCGATCCGGCTCTGGTGGAGCGATTTATCGAGATTCTGCCGGACGTCGAGTCCCAGCTTCACGCCAGCAGGCTGGTGGCTGACGACGACCGGGCGACATCGCGGACCGCCGGAGCAGACAAAGCGCTCACTGACATCGCGGGAGCCCACCGCGAACAGCAGATGCTCCACGGCATCTCCCAGGCCCTGAACGCGTCGCTCCGGGTATCGGATACGCTCGCGCTCGTGTCGTCGTCGATGGTGGAATGCGTGCCCTTTGTGTCGTGTGCGCTGTTCCTGTTCGACGAGGAATGCCAGCTGCTTCTGTGCCGCCACGTGACCGGCACCCAGCACGACGGAATTCGCGCGATGGTGGCCTCGCAGGTGGAATCGCTGGCCGAGATGCTGCCAGTCCAGCCGATCCAGGGCCGCTCGCCCGGTGCGCGTCTGCAATCCGTGCTGGTGTCGCCTCTCCAGATCGAGGACCACACCGTGGGCGCGCTGGCGCTGTACCATACGGACAGGGATGCGTTTACCGTCGATCACCGCCGCCTGCTCGGCCGCGTCGCGACCCAGGCCGCGACCGTCATCGCGAACGCCGTGGAGTTCGAGCGCACACAGGAACAGTCGCTCACGGACGTGTTGACGGGGTTGCCGAACCGGCGCTACCTCGACCGGCAGTTCGGCCAGGAACTGGCGCGCGCTCAGCGGCAGCAGGGACGCCTGTCGCTCGTCGTGCTCGACATGGATCGCTTCAAGCAGATCAATGACGGATTCGGCCACCAGGCCGGCGACCGGGCCCTGAAGGAAGTGTCGCACGTGTTGCGATCCAGCCTTCGCGTGTACGACGTGTGCGCGCGATTTGCGGGCGACGAGTTCGTTCTTGTGCTCGGCGACTGCGATCCGGTCCAGGCAGAGCGCCGACGGCAGGAGCTGCAGTCGGCGATCGCGGAGCTGCCCTTCGAGCCGGCGCCGGGCCAGCCGGTCCAGCTCAGTGTCAGTATCGGCGTCGCGTCGTTTCCGGAAGACGGCCAGACCGTCGACGAGATGATGGCGGTCGCCGACCGCCGGATGTACGCCGACAAGGCGAGCCGGAAGACCACCACGACCGGCGCCCAGGATCGCGCCTACTCACAGCGGTGGCCCTAG
- a CDS encoding DNA recombination protein RmuC, protein MQIVLEVALALGGGLAAGFAAGWHLARLNAGHSGALAVAQAEARLGQLVSQLTEQKARVEATLAAERAAHDDKVKVYQDAEQRLELAFKGLSSEILNVSSERFLTLAAKKLEDLQGQARTDLDARRQSINELLQPMKESLGQVTATLGQVENSRREDYGRLAAQLTSLDRETSLLVRALRTPIGRGRWGEVQLRRVVEMAGMIERCDFDEQVSVRGDSGVQRPDLVIRLPGGKSIVVDAKAPLAAYLDALEVPDDMEREARLKHHAAQVRAHISQLSSKAYWQQFDPTPEFVVMFLPGEAFFGAALQYDPSLIEFGAERNVIAASPLTLLALLRTVAHGWTQEQLAENAKQISLLGRDLYDRLCKMVDHLIDLRRKLDGAVEAYNATVGAIEGRVLPSARKLRELGVTATKELETLAPVEVATRRLQAPEFIDAAGEPSALDGEVVVTSAGEVERN, encoded by the coding sequence ATGCAGATCGTGCTTGAAGTCGCGCTGGCGTTGGGAGGCGGGCTGGCGGCCGGGTTTGCCGCCGGATGGCATCTGGCGAGGCTGAATGCCGGGCATTCCGGGGCGCTGGCGGTCGCGCAGGCGGAAGCGCGCCTGGGACAGTTGGTGTCGCAGCTGACGGAACAGAAGGCCCGCGTCGAGGCGACGCTCGCCGCCGAACGAGCGGCGCACGACGACAAAGTCAAGGTCTATCAGGATGCCGAACAACGGCTGGAACTGGCGTTCAAAGGACTGTCGAGTGAGATCCTGAATGTCAGCTCAGAGCGATTTCTGACGCTGGCGGCCAAGAAGCTCGAAGACCTTCAGGGACAGGCACGCACGGATCTTGACGCGAGACGCCAGAGCATCAACGAGCTGCTGCAGCCGATGAAGGAGTCGCTCGGGCAGGTGACGGCGACGCTGGGCCAGGTGGAGAATTCGCGCCGCGAGGACTACGGACGCCTGGCCGCGCAGCTCACGAGCCTGGATCGGGAGACCAGTCTGCTGGTGCGGGCGCTGCGCACCCCGATCGGCCGCGGCCGCTGGGGCGAAGTGCAATTGCGGCGCGTCGTCGAAATGGCGGGCATGATCGAGCGGTGCGACTTCGACGAGCAGGTGTCGGTCAGAGGAGACTCGGGCGTTCAGCGCCCCGACCTCGTCATCCGTCTTCCTGGAGGCAAGTCGATTGTCGTCGATGCCAAAGCGCCTCTGGCGGCCTACCTCGATGCTCTGGAGGTGCCCGATGATATGGAGCGCGAGGCCCGCTTGAAGCACCATGCCGCACAGGTGCGCGCGCACATCAGCCAGCTCTCGAGTAAGGCGTATTGGCAGCAATTCGATCCGACGCCCGAGTTTGTCGTGATGTTCCTGCCTGGCGAGGCGTTCTTTGGTGCGGCTCTGCAGTACGATCCGTCGCTGATCGAGTTCGGTGCCGAGCGGAACGTGATCGCGGCCAGCCCGCTGACGCTGCTGGCCCTGCTGCGCACCGTGGCGCACGGGTGGACGCAGGAGCAGCTGGCCGAGAACGCGAAGCAGATCAGCCTGCTCGGCCGCGACCTCTACGATCGACTGTGCAAGATGGTCGACCACTTGATCGACCTGAGGAGGAAACTCGACGGGGCAGTCGAGGCCTACAACGCGACGGTCGGCGCGATCGAGGGACGCGTGCTGCCGTCGGCCCGGAAGCTGCGCGAACTGGGCGTCACCGCCACCAAGGAACTCGAGACGCTGGCGCCCGTCGAGGTGGCGACGCGGCGCCTGCAGGCCCCCGAGTTCATCGACGCCGCCGGGGAGCCGTCCGCGCTCGATGGGGAAGTCGTGGTCACTTCGGCAGGCGAGGTGGAGCGGAACTGA
- a CDS encoding AMP-binding protein, with product MIRNVYDAFAAAADRFPDRPAIEIFGRAGIDTYRYADVLALSGRVARRLAAGGIGSGDRCAILADNDVRWCSAYLGTLRLGSVAVPLDTSYKAHQVRTIIEDAGAVVLFTTARYLAVALEATAGLSAPPRLVLLSGSHAGVASLDDLGDDAPPLSGSCPATQEDPAVTLYTSGTTSDPKGVVLTHGNLLAEKTAAFKVVTIVEQDRVLGILPLFHALAQVANLLLPLTSGARVVFLETLNSTEMMRALAECHITAFCVVPQFYYLLHQRVMERVHTSPLPVRITFRALLRLNGWLRGTLRINLGRLLFSRVHAALGGRMRIMVTGGSRFDPRIGRELFAMGLNIIQAYGLTECAGAATINRPGDPHIETVGEPFEGVQIRILEEPAETTTREHRDGEILIKGPIVMAGYHNRPETTAETIRDGWLHTGDLGYLDPTGRLHITGRKKDVIVLASGKNIYPEDIELVYAQSPFIKDICVMGVASPDEPAAERLHAIVVPDLDVMRERRIVNTREIIRFDIEGLSLQLPHHKRVLSFDVWLEDLPRTTTRKVKRHAVEEMYRSRLAESTVPPDAVEWRDDDQAWATDSHVSAALLAIRAAVRPGAAITPDANLELDLGLDSMERVELLASLEHTFNATVPEEAAHRIYTVRELIDALRPAGGGATAGTDQTADPWARIFAEVVDDPAIQTILTDQPLLTPLTFSVMRVVSLAARALIGLRVTGLEHVPLSGSYIVCPNHQSYLDAFLVVGALPYRAFKRLFFVGASEYFATPVTAWLGRKMNVVPVDPDANLVRAMQAGGFGLRRDRILVLFPEGERSPDGAPRKFKKGAAILSYQLDVPILPVAIDGLQTVWPRGKPLQWRTLMPWAATRSSIVFGEPINPESGAGTSNEDRYTQLTGVLRRAIVSMREQSQPLS from the coding sequence ATGATACGCAACGTCTACGACGCGTTTGCCGCAGCCGCCGATCGGTTTCCTGACAGACCTGCGATTGAGATTTTCGGGCGGGCCGGTATCGACACCTATCGATACGCGGACGTGCTTGCCCTGAGCGGACGCGTGGCGAGACGGCTCGCCGCAGGGGGCATCGGTTCCGGCGACCGGTGCGCCATTCTCGCCGACAACGACGTGCGGTGGTGTTCGGCCTATCTTGGCACACTCCGATTGGGATCGGTCGCGGTACCGCTCGACACGTCCTACAAGGCGCACCAGGTCCGCACCATTATCGAGGACGCCGGCGCGGTCGTGCTCTTTACGACGGCCAGGTACCTGGCCGTCGCACTCGAGGCGACGGCGGGACTTTCGGCACCTCCGCGCCTGGTCCTGCTGTCAGGCTCGCACGCCGGCGTCGCCAGCCTCGATGACCTCGGCGATGACGCGCCTCCGCTGTCAGGCTCGTGTCCCGCAACCCAGGAAGACCCGGCGGTCACGTTGTACACGTCCGGCACAACCAGCGATCCCAAGGGGGTTGTGCTCACTCACGGCAACCTGCTGGCCGAGAAGACCGCCGCATTCAAGGTCGTCACCATCGTCGAGCAGGACCGCGTTCTCGGCATTCTGCCCCTGTTTCACGCCCTCGCGCAGGTCGCGAATCTGCTGCTGCCGCTGACGTCTGGCGCCAGGGTCGTGTTTCTCGAGACGTTGAACAGCACCGAGATGATGCGGGCCCTGGCCGAGTGTCACATCACGGCGTTCTGTGTCGTCCCGCAGTTCTACTATCTGCTCCACCAACGCGTGATGGAACGGGTTCACACCTCGCCGTTGCCGGTTCGAATCACGTTCCGAGCCCTGCTCCGGCTGAACGGCTGGCTGCGCGGGACGCTCCGGATCAATCTCGGCCGCCTGCTGTTCAGCCGCGTCCACGCCGCACTGGGCGGGCGCATGCGCATCATGGTGACGGGCGGATCGCGCTTCGATCCCAGGATCGGCCGCGAACTGTTCGCCATGGGGCTCAACATCATCCAGGCGTACGGCCTCACGGAATGTGCGGGGGCGGCGACGATCAACCGGCCAGGCGATCCTCACATCGAAACCGTGGGGGAACCGTTCGAGGGCGTCCAGATCCGGATTCTCGAGGAGCCCGCAGAGACGACCACGCGCGAACACCGTGATGGCGAGATCCTGATCAAAGGCCCGATCGTGATGGCCGGGTACCACAACCGCCCGGAGACCACCGCCGAGACGATACGCGATGGGTGGTTGCACACCGGCGACCTCGGGTATCTCGATCCGACGGGGCGCCTGCACATCACTGGCAGGAAGAAAGACGTGATTGTGCTCGCATCGGGCAAGAACATCTATCCCGAAGACATTGAACTGGTGTACGCGCAGTCCCCGTTTATCAAGGACATCTGCGTGATGGGCGTGGCGTCGCCAGACGAACCCGCCGCCGAACGGCTGCACGCCATTGTGGTGCCCGATCTGGACGTGATGCGTGAGCGGCGAATCGTCAACACGCGCGAGATCATCCGGTTCGACATCGAGGGGCTGTCGCTGCAGCTGCCTCATCACAAGCGGGTGCTGAGTTTCGACGTGTGGCTGGAGGATCTGCCGCGCACGACGACGCGAAAGGTGAAGCGGCACGCGGTCGAGGAGATGTACCGATCGAGGCTGGCCGAATCGACCGTGCCCCCCGACGCCGTCGAGTGGCGCGACGACGACCAGGCGTGGGCGACAGACTCGCATGTCTCGGCCGCCCTGCTGGCGATCCGGGCCGCCGTCAGACCGGGCGCCGCCATCACGCCCGATGCCAATCTCGAGCTCGACCTCGGTCTCGATTCGATGGAACGGGTTGAGCTGCTCGCGAGCCTCGAACACACGTTCAACGCCACCGTCCCTGAAGAAGCCGCGCATCGGATCTACACCGTCCGCGAACTGATCGACGCCTTGCGCCCGGCCGGCGGCGGCGCGACGGCCGGCACCGACCAGACGGCCGATCCGTGGGCGCGCATTTTCGCCGAAGTCGTCGACGATCCTGCGATCCAGACGATCCTGACGGATCAACCGCTGCTGACGCCGCTGACGTTTTCCGTGATGCGCGTGGTCAGCCTGGCCGCGCGCGCGTTGATCGGGCTCCGTGTGACCGGTCTGGAGCACGTGCCACTGAGCGGATCGTATATCGTGTGCCCCAACCACCAGAGCTATCTCGACGCGTTTCTGGTGGTGGGCGCCCTGCCCTACCGGGCGTTCAAGCGATTGTTCTTTGTGGGGGCAAGCGAGTATTTTGCGACGCCTGTCACCGCCTGGCTCGGCAGGAAAATGAATGTGGTGCCGGTCGATCCTGACGCGAACCTGGTCCGCGCGATGCAGGCGGGAGGCTTCGGCCTCAGGCGAGACAGGATCCTCGTGCTCTTTCCAGAAGGTGAACGGTCACCCGATGGCGCGCCCAGGAAGTTCAAGAAGGGAGCGGCGATTCTCTCCTATCAACTCGACGTGCCCATCCTGCCTGTGGCGATCGATGGCCTGCAGACTGTCTGGCCCCGTGGCAAGCCGCTCCAGTGGCGAACATTGATGCCATGGGCCGCGACGCGGTCGTCTATCGTGTTTGGAGAACCGATCAACCCGGAGTCCGGTGCCGGCACGTCGAACGAGGACCGCTACACCCAGCTCACTGGTGTTCTGCGCCGGGCCATCGTGTCAATGCGGGAGCAGTCGCAGCCCCTGTCGTAA
- a CDS encoding SDR family NAD(P)-dependent oxidoreductase translates to MIGAPARHAFANREVGLTIAAIAGGIRMRTLNGKIVVVTGAASGIGRCLGHRFAAAGSRVAIADLDVAGARRVAAEIIAAGGQAHAFELDVTSPASVHALREGLIEQMGPPDVVVNNAGIVHGGAFLDVPLERHVATFRVNVEGLVNVTHALLPDLLARPEAHLVTIASASSFVGLPFGSTYGASKWAALGFAESLRLELRELGHDHIGLTAVCPSYVGTGMFGGVTPPRLTRILTPERVADLTVAAVLANQAQVLTPWLVKLTPLLHGILPRPLFEAVAAAFGVNTSMVSWRGRALSSAPPRLPK, encoded by the coding sequence ATGATCGGGGCGCCCGCCCGGCACGCGTTCGCCAACCGGGAGGTGGGCCTGACGATTGCCGCCATCGCGGGAGGGATCCGCATGCGAACACTGAATGGGAAGATCGTGGTGGTCACCGGCGCGGCGTCCGGAATTGGCCGCTGTCTGGGTCATCGCTTCGCCGCCGCCGGCTCTCGTGTCGCGATCGCGGATCTGGACGTGGCGGGCGCCCGGCGCGTCGCCGCGGAGATCATCGCGGCCGGCGGCCAGGCGCACGCGTTCGAGCTGGACGTGACCAGCCCGGCCAGCGTACACGCCCTGCGGGAAGGTCTGATCGAGCAGATGGGCCCACCCGACGTCGTGGTCAACAACGCCGGCATCGTGCATGGCGGGGCGTTTCTCGACGTCCCCCTCGAACGTCACGTGGCGACGTTTCGCGTCAACGTCGAGGGGCTGGTAAACGTGACCCACGCGCTGCTGCCGGACCTGCTGGCCCGTCCAGAGGCACACCTGGTCACGATCGCGAGCGCATCGAGTTTCGTGGGACTGCCCTTCGGGTCGACCTACGGCGCGAGCAAATGGGCCGCCCTTGGCTTCGCCGAGTCGCTGCGGCTCGAACTGCGGGAGCTTGGGCATGATCACATCGGCCTGACCGCCGTCTGTCCCAGCTACGTCGGAACCGGCATGTTCGGCGGCGTCACGCCGCCGCGGCTGACCCGCATCCTGACTCCCGAACGCGTGGCGGACCTGACGGTCGCCGCGGTCCTCGCGAACCAGGCCCAGGTGTTGACGCCCTGGCTGGTCAAGCTGACGCCGCTGCTGCACGGCATCCTTCCTCGACCCCTCTTCGAGGCGGTTGCCGCCGCGTTTGGCGTCAATACCAGCATGGTGTCGTGGCGCGGTCGGGCGCTCAGTTCCGCTCCACCTCGCCTGCCGAAGTGA
- the metK gene encoding methionine adenosyltransferase yields MQHLPYTVSSESVSEGHPDKVCDYIADSILDAYIGQDSDSHVAAEVMCKHNLVILGGEITSRGKVSYEDVVRNAITEIGYTDDTEPFSANTVQLFIAISKQSSEIDQGVTAARNKEGEQGAGDQGMMYGYATSETPELMPMPIFLAHKLTRGLADDRKAGKYAWLRPDAKSQVSVVYENGAPVRVSHVLVSTQHTADIKQAGIFDYVKSDLAPRVLGKWFNSDVKVLVNPTGSFVHGGPSADCGVTGRKIIVDTYGGVGRHGGGAFSGKDPSKVDRTGAYFCRYVARQVVKKGIAKRAEIQVAYAIGMAQPISVRVDTFGTGDEKAAVELVQSFDFRPRAIINQLNLLRPIYRQTTNYGHFGKLELPWEQ; encoded by the coding sequence ATGCAGCATCTGCCTTACACCGTCTCGTCCGAGTCGGTGTCGGAAGGACATCCCGACAAGGTCTGCGACTACATCGCGGACTCGATCCTCGACGCGTACATCGGCCAGGATTCCGACAGCCACGTCGCCGCCGAGGTCATGTGCAAGCACAACCTCGTCATTCTGGGCGGCGAGATTACGTCGAGGGGCAAGGTCTCCTACGAAGACGTCGTGCGCAACGCGATCACCGAAATCGGGTACACCGACGATACCGAGCCGTTCAGTGCGAACACGGTGCAGTTGTTCATCGCGATTAGCAAGCAGTCGTCCGAGATCGATCAAGGCGTGACGGCGGCCCGGAACAAGGAAGGCGAACAGGGCGCCGGCGACCAGGGCATGATGTACGGCTACGCGACCAGCGAGACGCCCGAGTTGATGCCGATGCCCATCTTCCTGGCGCACAAGCTGACGCGCGGTCTCGCCGACGATCGCAAGGCCGGCAAGTACGCGTGGCTTCGTCCCGATGCGAAATCGCAGGTGTCGGTGGTGTACGAGAATGGCGCTCCGGTCCGGGTGTCACACGTCCTCGTGTCGACTCAGCACACAGCCGACATCAAGCAGGCGGGCATCTTCGACTACGTGAAGTCGGACCTGGCGCCGCGTGTGCTCGGAAAGTGGTTCAACAGCGACGTCAAGGTGCTGGTCAATCCAACAGGCAGTTTCGTGCACGGCGGTCCATCGGCGGACTGCGGCGTGACGGGCCGCAAGATCATCGTGGACACCTACGGCGGCGTCGGACGCCACGGCGGCGGGGCGTTCAGCGGCAAGGATCCTTCCAAGGTCGATCGGACCGGCGCCTATTTCTGCCGGTACGTCGCACGGCAGGTTGTGAAGAAGGGCATCGCCAAGCGCGCCGAAATCCAGGTGGCGTACGCCATCGGCATGGCACAGCCCATCTCGGTCAGAGTGGATACGTTTGGCACCGGCGATGAGAAGGCGGCGGTTGAGCTGGTCCAGTCGTTCGACTTCCGCCCGCGCGCCATCATCAATCAGCTGAATCTGCTCCGGCCGATCTACCGGCAGACCACCAATTACGGGCACTTCGGGAAGCTCGAGCTGCCTTGGGAACAATAG